Within the Streptomyces sp. NBC_00554 genome, the region GCCCAGGCCCGGGTCATGCAGCGCATCGGCCCGAACGGCACGCGGCTGACCGACCTCGCCGAGCAGGCCCAGGTCACCAAGCAGACGGCGGGTTTCCTGGTCGATCAGCTGGAGCGGGCGGGGTACGTGAAGCGGGTGCCGGACCCTACCGACAGGCGGGCCCGGCTGGTGTGCGTCGCCGAGCGCGGCCTCGCGGCGATCCCCGTCGCCGAGGGGACGGTCGCCGAGGTCGAGAAGGAGTGGGAAGCCCACCTCGGCAAGCGCCGCATGTCCCAGCTGCGGCAGGCGCTGTCGATGCTGCGGGAGATCACCGACCCTTACGCGTGAGCCGCGTGAGCCGCGTGAGCCGCGTGAGCCGCGTGAGCCGCGTGAGCCGCGTGAGCCGCGTGAGCCGCGTGAGCCCCGTGAGCCCCGTGAGCCCCGTGAGCCCCGTGAGCCCCGTGAGCCCCGTGAGCCCCGTGAACCGTCTCCCCGTACCAATTGGTGGAGCCCTTGTGGAGGGAGCAAGGGCTTTCCCCCCGGCCGTGCAGAATGGCCGCCATGACCACCCAGATCCCCGGCCGCAGGGAAGCCCCCAGCCGCGCGGATGTGAACCGCCGCCGCATCCTTGACGTCGCGCTCGTCGAGCTGCTGCGTGACCCCGACGCGTCGATGGACCAGATCGCACGGGCCGCGGGCGTCGTACGGCGGACGGTGTACGGGCATTTCCCGAGCCGTGAGGCGTTGATCTGCACGCTGTTCGACAGCGCGGTGGAGGCGGTGGAGGTGGCGCACGCGGCGGTTCGTGCAGGTGCCGGGGGGCCGGCGGAGTCGCTCGTCCGGTCGACGCTCGCCGTCTGGGAGATCGCCGACCGCTACCGGCTGCTGGTCGCGCTCGCCCAGCGCAGCGTCACGCCCCAGGGCATCCACGAGCGCCTCGCACCCGTACGCGAGGCCAGTGTGGACGTGCTCCGGCGCGGCCTGGAACAGGGCGTTTTCCAGTCCCCGCTGTCCGCGACGGCACTCGCCTACGTACACGAGCAGATGCTGTTCGCCCTCATGGAGGCGGTGAACGACGGTCTGCTGGCAGCGGAAGAGGCGGGCCGCTCCGCCGTGGTCACCATGTTGACCGCGGCGGGCGTACCCGCCTCACACGCCACCGAGCTGGTGGCGAAGCTGAGCGACTGAGGCAGCGACGTCAGGAGACGCTGAGGCTGAGACTTCAGGAGACGCACCGAGCGGCCAGGCTACGGGGGGAGGCCTGGCCGCTCGGCGTTCTGGGGAGGGGGATGTCCCGGTCCCCGGTTCGCGGGCGCCCGGTTCAGGAGGGCACCCGCGAGGCTTACGCCTTGGCGAGTTCCTTCTCGCCGCCCTGCTCCGGGACCTCGGCGTCGGCCGGAACCGCGCTGTCCTCGTCCTCGTCCAGCAGGGTCTTCTCGTCGAACGGCAGCTCACCGGCGAGGACGCGGTTCACCCGGTCCATGTCGATCTCCTTGGTCCAGGTGCCGATCAGGACGGTGGCGACCGCGTTGCCCGCGAAGTTCGTCAGGGCGCGCGCCTCGCTCATGAAGCGGTCGATGCCGACGATGAGGCCGATGCCGTCCACGAGGGCGGGCTTGTGCGACTGCAGACCGCCGGCCAGGGTCGCGAGACCCGCGCCACTGACGCCCGCGGCGCCCTTGGAGGCGACGAGGAGGAAGAGCAGCAGCGGGATCTGCTCCCCGAGCGACATCGGGGTGCCCAGGGCGTCGGCGATGTAGAGCGAGGCCATGGTCATGTAGATCATGGTGCCGTCGAGGTTGAAGGAGTAGCCGGTCGGGATGGTGATGCCGACCACCGGCTTGCTGACACCGACGTGCTCCATCTTCGCGATGAGCCGCGGGAGGGCGGACTCGGAGGAGGAGGTGGAGAGGATCAGCAGGAACTCACGGCCCAGGTACTTGAAGAGCGTGAGGATGTTCAGGCCCGCGACGACGCGCAGCAGCGTGCCGAGCACGATGAAGACGAAGAGGAAGCAGGTGGCGTAGAAGCCGAGCATCAGGACGGCGAGGCTCTTGAGCGCGTCCAGACCGGCGGAACCGGTGACGGCCGCGATGGCGCCGAAGGCACCGAGCGGGGCCGCCCACATCACCATGGCGAGGATGCGGAAGACGAGCCGCTGGATGTGCTCGACTCCGCGCAGGATGGGCTGTCCGGCCGATCCCATGGCCTGCAGCGCGAACCCGGCGAGCAGCGCCACGAGGAGGGTCTGCAGGACCTGGCCCTCGGTGAACGCGGAGATCATCGTGGTCGGGATGATCGACAGCACGAACTCGACCGGCGGCAGCGCCTCGGCCGACACCTGTCCCTGACCGGCTTCCTTGACCGCGTCGGTCACCTGGAGGCCCGTACCCGGGTCCAGGATGTTGCCGACGACCAGGCCGATGGTGAGAGCCACCAGCGACATGACCAGGAAGTAGCCGAGCGCGATACCGCCGACGGCGCCGACCTTGGCAGCCTTCCGTACCGAGCCGATGCCCAGCACGATCGTGCAGAAGATGATGGGGGAGATCATCATCTTGATGAGGTTCACGAAGCCGGTGCCGATGGGCTTGAGCTCGACCGCGAAGTCGGGAGCGATCAGGCCCACGGCGATACCGAGGATCACGGCGCCGATCACGGCGATGTAGAGATAGTGGGTGCGGTCCCGCTTTGCGGCGGGTGCGGCAGGTGCGGTTTGCGGGGTGCTGGCCACGGCTGCCCTCCTTGACGACGTCGTCGGCATCATCCGGCGTGCGGCTCACGACCGGCGGAAACCCCGGAGTACGGCTCACGTCCGGGGGATCTGGAAGTCGCGCCTACCGGAATCCGGGAGGCGGATTCCCGGCGGGGCCGGGAGACGGGCTCCCGGTGTGTCCGGGAGGCGCACTCCCAGGGGATGCGGTGACTATCTCCCGCCTTGTGAGGGCGGTCACCCTTCCGTTCATTTAGTTCACACTTATACGTAGAGGGAGACTGTTGGACATGCGCTTCCCCCGCGTCCCCAAACCCCGCAGCCTCGCCGGTCAGCTCTTCGGCATGCAGGCCGTGCTGATCGCGGTGCTCGTCGCCGGGTACGCGCTGTTCAGCTACGTCACCGACCGCGGCCAGGCCGAGGACGCGGCGGGCCGCCAGGCCATGGCTGTCGCCGGCGCGGTGGCGGACTCCCCTTCGGTACGCGAGGCGATCCGCACCCCCAAGCCGACGAAGACGCTCCAGCCGTACGCCCTCCAGGTCCAGAAGGACACGGGGGTCGACTTCGTCACGATCATGAACACGAACGGCATCCGCTGGACCCACCCCGACGAGACGCTGATAGGGAAGCACTTCCTGGGGCACATCGGTCCGGCGCTGGAGGGCACGCCCTTCACGGAGACGTACACCGGCACCCTCGGCCCGTCCGTCCGCGCGGTCACGCCCATCTGGGACAACGGCAAGATCGTCGGTCTTGTCAGCGCGGGCATCAAGGTCGAGGCGATCAGTGCCCGTGTGCAGGAACAGGTGACGGCGCTCATCGGGGTCGCTGCGGCCGCGCTGGCCCTGGGCGGTCTCGGCACGTACGTCATCAACGCCCGGCTGCGCCGCTCCACCCACGGGATGAACGCGGCCGAGCTGAGCCACATGCACGACTACCACCAGGCCGCGCTGCACGCCGTACGCGAGGGTCTGCTGATGCTGGACGGGCAGTTCAAGGTGGCGCTGATCAACGACGGCGGGCGGGAGCTCCTCGGCGTGAGCGGCGATGTGGTCGGCCGTTCCGTGGCCGAACTCGGGCTGCCCGCACCGCTGACGGGCGCGCTGCTCTCGGCGGAGCCGCGGGTGGACGAGGTCCACCTGACCGCCGAGCGCGTACTCGTCGTGAACACCTCCCCCGTCTCCGGCGGCGAACGCCGCGGCACCGTCGTGACCTTGCGCGACGTGACCGAACTCCAGTCCCTGATGGGCGAGTTGGACTCAGAGCGCGGCTTCACCCTGGCGCTGCGCTCGCAGGCGCACGAGGCCGCGAACCGTCTCCACACGGTGGTGTCGCTCATCGAACTGGACCGTGCCGAGGAGGCCGTCGACTTCGCCACGGCGGAACTGGAACTGGCCCAGACGCTCACCGACCAGGTGGTCGCGGCGGTCAGCGAGCCGGTCCTCGCCGCGCTGCTCCTGGGCAAGGCGGCCCAGGCCAACGAGCGGGGCGTGGAACTGGTGGTGTCCCAGGACAGCGCCATCGACGACGGGCTCCTGCCGGACTCACTCTCCGCCCGCGACCTGGTCACCGTCCTGGGGAATCTCATCGACAACGCGGTCGACGCGGCGCAGGGTACGACGGGGGCACGCGTCACGGTGACGGCGTTCACCGACGCCGACGGGCTGGTGCTGCGGGTCGCCGACACCGGTGCGGGGGTTGCTCCCGCCCACGCGGAAGCCGTCTTCCAGCGCGGTTGGTCGACCAAGCCGTCGGGGCCCGGCGGGCGGGGGCTCGGACTGGCTCTCGTACGGCAGGCCGTGGGCAGGCACGACGGTACGTTGACGGTGACGGAGGCCGCCGGGGGCGGGGCGGAGTTCGAGGCCCGACTGCCATTGCCTACGGTGTCCTCGGCGGCGAGGGCCGCGGCGCCCGATGCCGAAGCATCCGCCGCGCCGACCCGACAGCAGGACGACCGGCCCGAATCCGCCCAGCCCGCCTTGCCAGGAGGCGACGTATGACGCCCGACCCCAGAGGTACGACGACCGACACCATCCGCGTGCTCGTCGTCGAGGACGATCCGGTCGCCGCCGACGCGCATGTCATGTACGTGGGCCGCGTGCCGGGCTTCACGGCGGTCGGGAAGGCACACACGGGTGCTGAGGCGCGGCGGGCACTGGACCGTACGCCGGTGGATCTGCTGTTGCTCGACCTGCATCTGCCGGACGTGCACGGGCTGCAGCTCGCCCGTTCCCTGCGTGCCGCCGGCTATCACGCGGACGTGATCGCGGTGACGTCGGCGAGGGATCTGGCGGTCGTACGGGAGGGTGTGTCGCTCGGGGTCGTCCAGTACGTGCTGAAGCCCTTCACCTTCGCCACCTTGCGGGACCGGCTGATCCGGTACGCGGAGTTCCACGCGGCGGCGGGCGAGGCGAGCGGTCAGGACGAGGTGGACCGCGCCCTGGCCACCCTGCGCGCACCGGGCCCGGCCGCGCTCCCCAAGGGCCTGAGCGCCCCGACACTCGAACGTGTCACCGTCGCTCTGCGGGACTGCGCCGAGGGCCTGACCGCGGCCGGGGTCGCCGAGTCGGTCGGCATCTCCCGGATCACGGCCCGGCGGTACCTGGAGCACCTGGTGGAGTCGGGCCGGGCCGCGCGGAGTCCGCAGTACGGGCAGGTGGGGCGGCCGGAGTTGCAGTACCGGTGGGTGAAGGGGTGACCTCGCGGGCGTAGGCGTCAGCTGTCAGCTATCGGGAAGGACGACTGTCCGGCCGTTCACCTTCCCGGCGGGGAAACGCTCGCATGTCCCACCGGGACATCACCGAGCCCGCGACACCTCAGGCAGCCGAGTGATCGCCGCGAAGGCCAGGAAAGCGGCGAGACTCCCGCACAAGAGGCCGGGGTAGGAGGCCCAGTCGGGATCGGCGGGAGCGGGCACGCCGATACGCACCAGCCTGCCGACGGCCCAGCCGACCCCGAGCCCGATGACGAAGGCCGGCCAGCGATGCCGCACTCCCTTGATCACGTCGTCCAGCAACGCGAGCACGGTGCCGACCACCACCGGGACAAACCCATCGATCCAGTCGACGGCGATGAACCCCGCCCCCACGACGGCGAAGACGAACCAGCCGCCCACCAGCGGCCCGACCGGGGAGACACGTCGCGGAACCTCCCCCGGCAGCCAGAAGAACCGGCGCACACTCTCGACGAAACCGTGCTCCTTGTCGTACGACATCACGCCCCCCGTTGCGATGACCCGCCGCGACGATTCACCTCGTACGGGGTGGACTCACGGCAGCCCCCGAGGGTTGCGCGTACGACACGACCTGCACCCCGAGCCCTACCGCGGCCAGCGCCTCGACAACGGACAACACCAGCAGCCCGTCCGCGACTTGACCGCTGCTCCAGTACACGACGAGCCCTGCGAGCGGTACGACACAGAAGGCGAGCAGGTCGACCCCGCACTGGATGACTTTGCGGGACACCCTGCGCCGGTCGCCGCGATGGGCGGTCTCCCACCCGAAGGCGACCTCGGCATAGGCGAGGTCGGCGAGCCTCGGGCCCAACTCCTCCCTGACATAGGCGCCGATCGCGGAGATCTTCTCGTCGTTGACCAGGTAGGTCCACCCGAGGACGACGCACACGGGCGGAAGAGCCAGCAGCATCGACGTCTGCTTGGCCTGCGCGGCCGCGGCGACAACTGCGGCCACCACGGCGAGGGTTACGTACAGCAGGTTGTCCCGGAACCCGATCCGCGCCTTCTGCTCATCCTTGACGACCTGATACTCGGCGAGCAGCAACTGCCCGACGGTGACGTCTTGCTCCGGCACCGGTGCCCCCTTCGACCTGCTCCCAACACACCTTCTGGGTGGGCGACTTGGCAGTACTCGGGAATGTGCCCGACGCGCGACCCGGCACCGGGATCCTCGCCGCCCTCACGCTGGAGTATGCGGGAGGTTGTCCACCACCGGCCGACCGTGGGCGAATAACAACGTTGTCACGTTGATGACATGCACCGTTGCACAGGCATTGACCGTGCTCCAACACCCACCTTAGGTTCACCGAGCAGACAATCTCGGCCACCATCGACGTCGGCCAGCAGGAGGTCCTGCCCGTGCGCCCCACCGCCGCCCCACTTCTCCTCGTCACGCTGCTCACCGCCACCACGCTCACCGCTTGCGGATCGGGTTCCGGCAGCGATCCGGACACCGTGAAGGTCTCGTTCAAACAGTCCACGGACAACTCCATCAAGGTGATGGACACCTATCTGGGCGAGATGAAGAAGCAGTTCGAGAAGGCGAACCCCGGCAAGAAGATAGAGCTCGTCCCGATCAAGGCCCCGGACTCCGAGTACTACACGAAGCTCCAGCAGATGCTGCGGTCACCGAAGACGGCCCCCGACCTGGTCTACGAGGACACCTTCCTCATCAACTCGGACATCACCAGCGGGTACTTGAAGCCCCTCGACACCTACCTCGACAAGTGGGCGGACTGGGACCAGTTCATCGACACGGCCAAGACGGCGGCCAAGGCCGAGGACGGGAAGACGTACGGCGTCCCGGACGGGACGGACACCCGGGGACTCTGGTTCGACAAGGGCATCTTCGCGAAGGCGGGCCTGCCGAGCGACTGGCAGCCGAAGACGTGGGACGAGGTCCTCGACGCGGCCCGCACGATCAAGGAGAAGGTCCCCGGCGTCACGCCCCTCAACATCTACACGGGCAAGCCGGCCGGTGAAGCCGCCACCATGCAGGGCTTCGAGATGCTGCTGTACGGCACGGGGGACGGCTCCGCGGACCCCCTGTACGACACCGCCTCCAAGAAGTGGATCGCCGGCAGCCAGGCCTTCAAGGACTCTCTCGGATTCGTCGAGACGGTCTACAAGGAGAAGCTCGGCCTCGACGTCTCCGACGCCCTCGACCCCAACATCGCGACGAGGGTCCGCGGCGAGCTGCTGCCCGAGGGCAAGCTCGGCATCAACCTCGACGGCAGCTGGCTCCCGCAGGACTGGCTGGAGGGCGCGGGCCACGCATGGCCCGAGTGGTCCGAGAAACTCGGCCTCGCCGCCATGCCCACGCAGAACGGCCAGGCCCCCGGCAAGGTGAGCATGTCCGGCGGCTGGACCTGGTCCATCCCGTCCAAGGCCTCCAACCCCGACCTGGCCTTCAAGTTCATCGAGACGATGCAGACCAAGGCGAACGCCCAGAAGTGGTACATCGCCAACTCCGGTATCGCGGTACGGAAGGACGTCGCCGCCGACCCCGCGTACGTGGACGCGCAGCCCGGCATCAAGTTCTTCACGGACCTGGTCGCGAGCACGCACTACCGGCCCGCGTACCCGGCATACCCGAAGGTCTCGACCGCCATCCAGGAGGCCATGGAGGGCGTGACGACGGGTGACAGTTCGGTGGACAAGGCGGCGAGCGGGTACGACGAGGAGTTGAAGACAGCCACCGACGACCAAGTGATCACCAAGTGAGCGTGGATACGCGGGTGGCGCCCCAGGTCCGCCCCCCGGATCCCTCAGGCGCGAAGGTCGCCTCCCCTCGCCGGGGAGGCCTCCGCCGCTCCCTCGTCCGCGCTCTCCCCGTCTCCCCCGCCGTCATCCTCCTGCTCCTCTTCCTCGCGGGCCCGATCGGCTACTGCGCCTACATCGCCTTCACAGACCTGCAGTTGACGGGCCAGGCCCAGTCGTCGTTCGTCGGCTTCGACAACTTCCGGGCGGCGTTCGAGGACGAGGCGTTCCTCAACGCGGTCTGGCTGACGCTGGTGTTCACGGTGCTGTCGTCGCTGGTCGGGCAGAACACGCTGGGCCTTGCGCTGGCCGCACTCATGCAGCGGGCGTCGAAGCCGGTGCGGACGGTGGTGGGCGGGATCGTCGTCACGGCGTGGGTGCTGCCGGAGGTGGTGGCGGGGTTTCTGCTGTACGCCTTCTTCCGGCGGGAAGGGACGTTGAACGCCATCCTCGACTGGCTCCATCTCCCGTCCCAGAACTGGCTGTTCACGCTGCCGATCCTGGCTGTGTCATTCGCGAATGTGTGGCGGGGTACGGCTTTCTCGATGCTCGTCTATTCGGCCGCGCTGAACGAAATCCCGAAGGAGATCACGGAGGCGGCGGAGGTGGACGGGGCGGGGGGCTGGCGGCGGATGTGGCACATCACGCTGCCGATGATTCGGCGGTCGATCGGTACGAATCTGATGCTCAACACCTTGCAGACGCTCTCGGTGTTCGGGCTGATCTGGGTGATGACCCGGGGTGGGCCGAGCGGCAAGAGCCAGACCCTTCCGCTGTTCATGTACGAGCAGGCATTCCAGAAGAGCATGATCGGGTACGGGACTGCGGTGGCGTTGCTGCTGTTGGTCGTCGGCTCGCTGTTCTCGGTCGTGTATATGCGGCTGCTGCGGACGGAGGTCTGAGATGGCAATCCCGGTAGCTCGTACGACCGCTCGCCCGACCGTTCGTACGCCCCTCAAGTCCCGCCGTGCCAACCGGCGTCTGGCGGCGGATGCGGGGCTCCTCGTACTGGCCGCCGCGTTCGCGCTGCCGCTGGTGTGGGTGGTCCTGTCCTCGCTGGACCCGCACGCGGGCCTGAAGGTGCAGGTCCCGGACGGCGTCACGCTGGACAACTTCGACGCGGTCCTGACGCCGGACATCACGTTCACGCCGCTGCTCAACAGCCTGATCCTGTGCGGGGGCGGGACGCTGCTGACGGTGGTGTGCTCGACCCTGGCCGCCTATCCGCTGTCACGGTTCCGGTCGCGGCTGAACCGGCCCTTCCTGCTGACCATTCTGTTCGCGACGAGTCTGCCGATCACGGCGATCATGGTGCCGGTGTACGCACTCTTCGTCCAGGTGAACCTGATCGACACCGTGCAGGGCACGATCTTCTTCTTCGCGGCTTCTCAACTTCCTTTTGCTATTTGGCTGATGAAGAACTTCATGGATGGCGTGCCGAAGGAGCTGGAGGAAGCCGCCTGGACTGACGGGGCTTCGTCCCTTCAGTCGCTGGTGCGGATTGTGCTGCCGCTGATGGGGCCGGGGGTGGCTGTGGTGACGGTGTTCTCATTCGTGATGATGTGGGGGAACTTCTTTGTGCCGTTCATGTTGCTGCTTACGCCGGATCAGATGCCGGCGTCTGTGAGCATCAATGAGTTCTTCGGGAATCGGGGGACTGTGGTTTATGGGCAGTTGGCGGCGTTCTCGATTATTTATTCGACGCCGGTGATTTTGTTGTATGTGTTGGTGGCGAGGCGGTTGGGTGGGGGGTTTGCTTTGGGGGGGGCGGTTAAGGGGTGAGGGGTGGGGCGGGTGCTACTGCTGTTGCTCGGCTCGGGTGCGGGCCTCATCGGCTTCGGCGTTGTCGCCTGCCTGCGTGTAGGCGTCGGCGGCCTGGAGCCAGCAGGCACGGGCCTCGGCGAGACGGCCGGCGGACTCGTGGACGAGGGCGAGGCTGTGCAGGACCAGGCCCGTCCGGTACCAGTCCTCGAACTCCCGGTAGACCTCCAGCGCCTTGCCGTACCCCTCGACCGCCTCCGCCACCCGGCCCGCCTCGTCCAGGGCGTCGCCGAGGCCGTGCCACGCGGTGGCCTCATGGTGGCGGTCCCCGACAACCTGGTACAGGTCGCGGGCCCGGGTGTGGGCGTCGATCGCCTCCGCCACCCGACCCGCCTCGTGCAGGGCGACGCCGAGGTTGCCCCACGCGACGGCCTCACGGTGGCGGTCCCCGACAGCCTGAGACAGGTCGCGGGCACGAGTGAGAGCCTCCACCGCCTCCGCCACCCGACCCGCCTCCCGCAAGGCAATGCCGAGATTGCCCCACGCGACGGCCTCACGGTGGCGGTCCCCGACAGCCTGAGACAGGTCGCGGGCACGAGTGAGAGCCTCCACCGCCTCCGCCACCCGACCCGCCACCCGCAAGGCGACGCCGAGGTTGGTCCACGCGTCGGCCTCGGCCGTGCGGTCCCCGGAACGGCCAGCGGCCTCCAGCGCAGCCCGACCCACAACGACCCAGTCGTCGAAATACCGCCGCCAGTCCAGATATTCCGCCAGGCATAGGGCCAGCCGCACCGCCGTGCCCGCGAACCGCTCCCGCTCCGCCCACCCCACCGCCGCCACCAGACCCGCCCGTTCCCCATCCAGCCACGCCAACGCTTCCACCCTCCCCCCGAACCGCCCCGGCACCGCCATCCCCGGCAACCACCGCAACCAGTCATCCGCCGCATCCGCCCACCCGTAATAGAAGCCCAGCACCCGCCTCCGAGCCGCCTCTCCCTCCTCCACCAACCCCGCATCCCCCGCCATCACACCCACCCCAAACACCCGCACCAAGTCATGCAACCGCCACCGACAGCGCCCGCTCGCCCGCCCCCGCTCAACGAGATGCACGCGAACCAGAGCCTCCAGGTCCTGCACCGGAGGAGCATCCGCCCCGACAAGCACGGCGACGACCTCGTTACCCGCATCCGGCCCCGGCACCAGCGCCAGCAGACGCAGCAGCCGCGCCTGCTCGGGCGGCAGGCGCTTGTACGACAGGTCGAAGGCCGCGCGGACGCTGCGCTCGCCGTCGTTGAGATGGCCGAGCAGGTCACGGGACTCTGAGAGTTCGGTGACGAGTTCCCCGACCGGCTTGTCCCGGTCCACCACCAGCAGCGCCGCCGCGATCTGGAGGGCCAGCGGCAGGTGCCCACAGAGAGCGGCGAGTTTCTCGGCCGCCTCGGCGTCATCCGCGACGCGGCTGTCGGCGGGCTGAGCGATCCGCAGGGCGCGGTCGAGGAGGTCGTACGCCTCCTGCGGCGTCAGCTCGTCCAACGCCAGTAGCCGCGCACCGAGTTGGGGCAGCCGGTCCCGAGAGGTGACCAGGAGCCGGTGCCCCGTGCCGCTTCCGGGCAGCAGGGGCCGCACCTGAGTCGGCGAGGATGCATTGTCGGCCAGGACCAGTACCGGGCCCCGCTCGCGGGCACGGGCGGCGAGGGCCGAGCGGTAGAGCGCAGCTCGCGCGTCCACCCCGGTCGGGACGTGCTCCAGCTCGGTACTCAGCGCCCGCAGCAGCGCCTCTAGGGCGCGGTCGGCGGTGACAGGTTCCTCGTCGTACCCGTGCAGGTCCAGGAAGAGCACCCCACCCGGGAACCAGCCCTTCCCGCACGCCTCATATCCCGCCTCCACCGCGAGCGCGGTCTTGCCGATACCGCCGAGCCCGGACACCGCGGCGACCACCACCGCCTCCGGGCCGGCGCCGGACGCGGACGGGTCGAACGCGTCCAGCAGGGCCCGCAGTTCACTGTCCCGGCCGGTGAAGCCGACCGCCCGCGCGGGGAGGGCGTCCAGCGCGGTGGGCGCCGGAGCATGCTCGCGGTACTCCGCTTTCGCCGTGAAGGGACCCGTGAACTTCCCGTCCCGGAAGTCAAGATGGTCCCCGCCGTACTCGGTCGTCATCGCGCCGTTCCCCCGTACCGCGTGCGAGCCTCGCGTGACATCACGGTACGCCGCACGCCATCACCCCAACACACACTCTGTGCAAGCCACTTGGCAGTACCGTTGACCGCGTGCCGCAGACAAAGCCCACGGTGGCAGTCCTCACCGCACTGTCGCTCGAATACGACGCCGTACTCGCCCACCTGACGGACGTCCAGACGCTCACTCACCCGCGCTACGGCACCAAGGCCAAGCAAGGCCAACTCCCCGGCACGCCCTGGCAAGTGGCCCTGGTCAACATGGGCGAGGGCACCCTCACGGCAGCCACGCTCACCGAACGCGTGCTCACGTGGCTGGACCCCGAGGCCGTGATCTTCGTCGGAGTCGCAGGCGGCCTGAAGGACGACATCGCGATCGGCGACGTCGTGGTCGCGACCAAGGTGTACGCGATCCACGGCGGCAAGCAGACGCCCGACGGTTTCCTGGACCGCCCAGAAGCGTGGCGCGCCTCGCACCGCCTGGAGCAGGCGGCCAAGGAAGCCCTGCGCGGCAAGGCGCACTTCAAGCCGATCGCGGTGGGGGACGTCGTACTGGCGGACGCCGACTCCGAACTCGCCCAGCGCATCCGGACGAGCTACAACGACGCCGTCGCCATCGAAATGGAGAGCTCCGGCGTCGCCCACGCGGTGCACCTCGCCGGTGAGGCGGGCGCGTTGATC harbors:
- a CDS encoding carbohydrate ABC transporter permease encodes the protein MDTRVAPQVRPPDPSGAKVASPRRGGLRRSLVRALPVSPAVILLLLFLAGPIGYCAYIAFTDLQLTGQAQSSFVGFDNFRAAFEDEAFLNAVWLTLVFTVLSSLVGQNTLGLALAALMQRASKPVRTVVGGIVVTAWVLPEVVAGFLLYAFFRREGTLNAILDWLHLPSQNWLFTLPILAVSFANVWRGTAFSMLVYSAALNEIPKEITEAAEVDGAGGWRRMWHITLPMIRRSIGTNLMLNTLQTLSVFGLIWVMTRGGPSGKSQTLPLFMYEQAFQKSMIGYGTAVALLLLVVGSLFSVVYMRLLRTEV
- a CDS encoding extracellular solute-binding protein, whose amino-acid sequence is MPVRPTAAPLLLVTLLTATTLTACGSGSGSDPDTVKVSFKQSTDNSIKVMDTYLGEMKKQFEKANPGKKIELVPIKAPDSEYYTKLQQMLRSPKTAPDLVYEDTFLINSDITSGYLKPLDTYLDKWADWDQFIDTAKTAAKAEDGKTYGVPDGTDTRGLWFDKGIFAKAGLPSDWQPKTWDEVLDAARTIKEKVPGVTPLNIYTGKPAGEAATMQGFEMLLYGTGDGSADPLYDTASKKWIAGSQAFKDSLGFVETVYKEKLGLDVSDALDPNIATRVRGELLPEGKLGINLDGSWLPQDWLEGAGHAWPEWSEKLGLAAMPTQNGQAPGKVSMSGGWTWSIPSKASNPDLAFKFIETMQTKANAQKWYIANSGIAVRKDVAADPAYVDAQPGIKFFTDLVASTHYRPAYPAYPKVSTAIQEAMEGVTTGDSSVDKAASGYDEELKTATDDQVITK
- a CDS encoding ATP-binding protein, which encodes MRFPRVPKPRSLAGQLFGMQAVLIAVLVAGYALFSYVTDRGQAEDAAGRQAMAVAGAVADSPSVREAIRTPKPTKTLQPYALQVQKDTGVDFVTIMNTNGIRWTHPDETLIGKHFLGHIGPALEGTPFTETYTGTLGPSVRAVTPIWDNGKIVGLVSAGIKVEAISARVQEQVTALIGVAAAALALGGLGTYVINARLRRSTHGMNAAELSHMHDYHQAALHAVREGLLMLDGQFKVALINDGGRELLGVSGDVVGRSVAELGLPAPLTGALLSAEPRVDEVHLTAERVLVVNTSPVSGGERRGTVVTLRDVTELQSLMGELDSERGFTLALRSQAHEAANRLHTVVSLIELDRAEEAVDFATAELELAQTLTDQVVAAVSEPVLAALLLGKAAQANERGVELVVSQDSAIDDGLLPDSLSARDLVTVLGNLIDNAVDAAQGTTGARVTVTAFTDADGLVLRVADTGAGVAPAHAEAVFQRGWSTKPSGPGGRGLGLALVRQAVGRHDGTLTVTEAAGGGAEFEARLPLPTVSSAARAAAPDAEASAAPTRQQDDRPESAQPALPGGDV
- a CDS encoding cation:dicarboxylate symporter family transporter, which translates into the protein MPTTSSRRAAVASTPQTAPAAPAAKRDRTHYLYIAVIGAVILGIAVGLIAPDFAVELKPIGTGFVNLIKMMISPIIFCTIVLGIGSVRKAAKVGAVGGIALGYFLVMSLVALTIGLVVGNILDPGTGLQVTDAVKEAGQGQVSAEALPPVEFVLSIIPTTMISAFTEGQVLQTLLVALLAGFALQAMGSAGQPILRGVEHIQRLVFRILAMVMWAAPLGAFGAIAAVTGSAGLDALKSLAVLMLGFYATCFLFVFIVLGTLLRVVAGLNILTLFKYLGREFLLILSTSSSESALPRLIAKMEHVGVSKPVVGITIPTGYSFNLDGTMIYMTMASLYIADALGTPMSLGEQIPLLLFLLVASKGAAGVSGAGLATLAGGLQSHKPALVDGIGLIVGIDRFMSEARALTNFAGNAVATVLIGTWTKEIDMDRVNRVLAGELPFDEKTLLDEDEDSAVPADAEVPEQGGEKELAKA
- a CDS encoding carbohydrate ABC transporter permease — protein: MAIPVARTTARPTVRTPLKSRRANRRLAADAGLLVLAAAFALPLVWVVLSSLDPHAGLKVQVPDGVTLDNFDAVLTPDITFTPLLNSLILCGGGTLLTVVCSTLAAYPLSRFRSRLNRPFLLTILFATSLPITAIMVPVYALFVQVNLIDTVQGTIFFFAASQLPFAIWLMKNFMDGVPKELEEAAWTDGASSLQSLVRIVLPLMGPGVAVVTVFSFVMMWGNFFVPFMLLLTPDQMPASVSINEFFGNRGTVVYGQLAAFSIIYSTPVILLYVLVARRLGGGFALGGAVKG
- a CDS encoding response regulator, with translation MTPDPRGTTTDTIRVLVVEDDPVAADAHVMYVGRVPGFTAVGKAHTGAEARRALDRTPVDLLLLDLHLPDVHGLQLARSLRAAGYHADVIAVTSARDLAVVREGVSLGVVQYVLKPFTFATLRDRLIRYAEFHAAAGEASGQDEVDRALATLRAPGPAALPKGLSAPTLERVTVALRDCAEGLTAAGVAESVGISRITARRYLEHLVESGRAARSPQYGQVGRPELQYRWVKG
- a CDS encoding MarR family winged helix-turn-helix transcriptional regulator; amino-acid sequence: MVAESELNTGLLLFIPYRALENRVFAALAEAGFDDFTPAQARVMQRIGPNGTRLTDLAEQAQVTKQTAGFLVDQLERAGYVKRVPDPTDRRARLVCVAERGLAAIPVAEGTVAEVEKEWEAHLGKRRMSQLRQALSMLREITDPYA
- a CDS encoding TetR/AcrR family transcriptional regulator; amino-acid sequence: MAAMTTQIPGRREAPSRADVNRRRILDVALVELLRDPDASMDQIARAAGVVRRTVYGHFPSREALICTLFDSAVEAVEVAHAAVRAGAGGPAESLVRSTLAVWEIADRYRLLVALAQRSVTPQGIHERLAPVREASVDVLRRGLEQGVFQSPLSATALAYVHEQMLFALMEAVNDGLLAAEEAGRSAVVTMLTAAGVPASHATELVAKLSD